The following DNA comes from Acholeplasma equirhinis.
ACCGTGATTTAATTTTACTTTCATCAAAAATGGAAAAGAGTAAGATTGATTCAGATATGCCTAATCTTGAAATATTTAATGACAAAATATTAAAAGAAGTTGTCATACCATATTATCAAAAACACGGTATTATCATAGACGACATAGAAACAAGTGAATTTATCCAGTTTAAGAGTGAATTGAAAGATGAATTTTCAAAATCATTAAATAAAAAGAATTTTTCGATTAAACCTTATGTTACTTTATCAAGATTTAAATTGTATTCATCAAGTATTCAACGTGATATGGAACAAATTCTTTCATCTAATAAATATAATGAATTATTAGAAGGGTTAATTGATGAACAAGCTTTATTTTTAGCAGAAAAGAATCTAGAACTCCAAGTTTCAAAAGATCCAATTGATGAAGGTAAAATTACATATATTAATGACTTAAACTACTCACAAGAAAAAGTAATAGAACTGCTTTCAAAAGAAAAAAAGGTTGTTATTTGGGGACCTCCAGGTACGGGTAAAAGTCAAACAATTACATCTTTAATTGCTGCATCTATATTAAAGGGTGAAAATGTTTTAGTTGTATCAGAAAAGAAAGTTGCACTGGATGTCATCTATTCTAGATTAAAACGTGCAAGTAAATACGCAATGTTTATAGATGATGCAGAAAATAAACAAGATTTTTATGAGAAATTGAAGAAGTTTTTAGAACCCGAAGTTCCAATTCGAACTTTAAATAACGACCAATATGCTTTAGACCAAAAGATTAAGGCATTAGTCACTGATATGGATCAGTCATTAAAATTACTTTATGACACAAAAGTAGATGGTATTTCGCTTAATAAAGTATTTGAACGATATATTAAAGATAAAGATATGCATGAAACTTTAACACCTAAAATCGTGCATCAAACTTTTAATAAATACTATAAAAATGCTAATTTTGAACTTATTAATGATTTAGAAAATGTATTTGATACAGACACACACTTTAGAAAATTTCTAGATTTAGGAAAAATTTACTTTGAAAATTCTTGGATATTAAAATTGGATACAAAAATTTCTAGAAGTTCTAAATTAGAGTTTAAAGATTTCCATGAAAGTTATTTAGGTTATAAAGATGCATTGCATCATAAAGGTTTCTTTAAACGTCGCAGTCTTACGAAAAAGTTTATCAAAAATCATTCAATGACTTTAGGTTTTATGACACATAAAAAAACTTTGGATAAGACGTATCTAAATACCTTAGTAAAAAGTGATAAAGTACATCAATATATTTTAGAAAACATCAATAACTTAGACAAATATTTCTTCCAATTTAACGCACTTAACAACAATCAAAAAACATTTTTAAAAATGGTTTTATTTGATCCTGTTTTTCAAAATATTGAAGATATTTCAAAACTTAGAACATATTTATTTGATGCGTTTTATTCAGGTTATCTAGAAGAATTTATTGCAAACAATCAAAAGCATTTATACATAATTAATGAATATAAAGAAAAGTTAACACAGCTTGAATTTTTAATGCATGAAAAAATGCAGTTATCAAATGAAAGTTTTGAAATGGAACTTTATAAACAAGCTCTTGCATTTTCAAATACAAGAAGAATCATGGATATTAAACGTATTTTAGAATCAACAAGTAAACCAAGTGTTAAGGCATTTATTGATACATATTTATTAGAATCAATGAATCATATTAGATTATGGATGATGACACCTGAGGTAGTTTCTGCAATTTTACCACTTCAACATGGTATGTTTGATTTAGTTATTTTTGACGAAGCGAGTCAAATGTATGTGGAAAAAGGTATACCAGCAATATATCGTGCTAAGAAAGTTGTAATCGCAGGTGATCCAAAACAATTACGTCCATCTTCATTAGGTTTTGGACGTGTTGAAGATGAGGATGAATTTTATGAAGATGAGGTCTTAAAAGATGTATCAATGGATGCAAAAAGTTTACTTGACCTTGCAAGATATCGGTTTAAAGAAGCTTTATTAAATTATCATTACAGAAGTCAATATGAAGAATTGATTGCATTTAGTAATCATGCATTTTATGATGCAAAACTTATTATTTCACCAAATCAAAAACATGCACCTGAACCTCCAATTGAATATGTATATGTTAAAAATGCAACCTTCGATTCAAGAAAAAATGTAGTTGAAGCTAAAGCTGTCGTTGATGTCATTAAATCAATTTTTAAAACAAGAAAACATAATGAATCAATTGGCGTGATTACTTTTAATAGTACTCAAAGAGATGCAATTGAAAATTTAGTAGACCAAGAACTTTTTAAAAAAGGTGTCTATCAAAAACAATTTGAACAAGAAATGTTTAGAAAAGATGATAATGAAGACACTTCACTTTTTATCAAGAACATTGAAAATGTTCAAGGTGATGAAAGAGATATTATTATCTTTTCAATGGGCTATGCAAAAGGTAAAGATGGTAGACTGATGCGTCGTTTTGGTTGGTTAAATCATGAGGGTGGTCAAAATAGATTAAATGTTGCGATTACACGAGCAAAGAAGAAAATATATTTTGTTTCAAGTTTATATCCAGAGGAGTTCAAAGTAGATGATCTAATTTCTACTGGTCCAAAACTATTAAAAGATTTCATGAGATATTGTTACTTTGTTTCAAATAAGAATGATGAAATGACAAAGGAAATATTAAATCAATTATATGAAACAGAACAAGAGACAAAAGAAGCGCTTAAAAATTTAATGGCAAAAGACATCAAATTACGTCTTGAAAAATTAGGGTATATTGTTGAAGAACAAGTAGGTATAGGAAAAAATAAGATTAGTTTAGGTATTAAAAAACCGAAAGACGAGTCATTTATCTTAGGTATCATCTGTGATTTAAATTATGACAATTTAAATGCACGTAGGGATTTAATTCATCAAGATAAATATCTCAAATCGAGAAATTGGTCTATTTACCGTGTTTTTGAATCAAATTGGTATACAAACCCTCAAAAGGAAATAAAACAGATAAAAGACCTCATTAAATCACTTGATAAGTCATGATGATGTCTTAAACTCAAGCATGTTAATATCTATGTAGCTTTAACTATGATATCATGAGAGAAATTTAAATTTTGAGGTGTAAAATGGGATATATTGAAAATTTTGATCAGTATGTAAATCTGATTAAAGAAGACTATAAAAAGCATGCATTTTTAGAAGTGATTAATTTCATTAAAAATGAATATCCAGAATTGAAATTAGAAATGAAATGGAATCAACCTATGTTTATTCATCAAGGTACTTTTATTCTTGCAGTTAGTACATTGAAAAATCATATGTCAATTGCACCTGAGTTAAAGGCTATGACATATTTTAGAGATGAAATAATCATGGCTGGTTATGAAGAAACTTCACAATTATTTAGAATAAAATATAAAGAACCTGTTAACTATACATTATTAAAGCGTATCATTGACTTTAACATCAAAGATAAAATGGGTTATGATAAGTTTTGGAGAGCGTAAATAAACGCTCTCTTTTCATTTAAATAGACCTCAAAATATTCTATGGTAAAATAAGAGTATTATTTTAGGGGATTACAATGAGGATACAAAACAATCAAAACTTACAGAAGAAAAAAAATATCATAACCTTCTATTTTGAAAATAAGAAAATGGAAGGATTAGAAGGGGATACCATTGCAAGTGCATTAATTGCGAATGGTGTTTTTGTATTTTCATATGGAAGAAAAACGAATCGTCCGAGAGGATATTCATGTTCAACAGATTTTTGTGATGGCTCATGTCAGATGACTGTTGATGGAATTGAGAATGTAAAGACATGTAGTAGAAGATTAGAACCTGAAATGAAAGTTTTTAGGAAAAAGGTGACGCATCATGAAAAGTTATGATTTAGTCATTATTGGTGGAGGTGTTGCAGGTATAGCTGCAGCGATAGAAGCTACAAAGTTAAGCATGAATGCAATCATTATTGAACAAGGGTTTACATTAGGTGGTAAGACAAGACTCATTGCACATAAAATGAAAAGTTATAATCAAAATGGACAAGAACTCCTTGAAGTACTGTTAAAAGATTTAGATTTTACAAAAGTTGATATATTAACGAATCACTCAGTTGCAGCTATTTATACAGATTTGGTGGTAACTGCAACAAATGGTGAAGATTTTGTTAAAGTTCAAGCTAAATCCATTTTGGTTACAACTGGTACCTATCAAAAGACAATCGCATTCCCTAATAATGATTTACCAAATATTTTCGGTGTCATTACCACGATTGAATTACTTAATTTATACGGTATTAAACCAGGTAATGAAGCGATAATTTTAGGAAGTTCATTTACTGAACTTGTAAAGATGTATTTAGAAATAGCTGAAATTAAAATTGTTGAAGTCATCGATCCAAATGATTTAATTGAAGCATTTGGTAAGGATAAGTTTGAAGGTGTAAGAACTTCAAAAGGTGAATATAAAGCTGATTTTTTAGTTGTTTGTGGCGGTTTATTACCAGCAAAAGAACTTTTGAATATGCTTGATGCAGAAATGGAATATGACTCATTTTATGATGCATATAAACCTAAATTAGAAAATCATCAAACAAGTATCAATGGTGTCTTTGTTGCAGGTAATTTATCTGGTATGAAAAAGATTCATGAAAACATTGAGGAAGCGAAAGAAACTGTCAATGTAATCTATAAAAGGTTAGGTGAATCTAATGGATAAATCGCATACGATTATTTGTAAATATGAAGATATCACTTTAAAAGACATCCAACGTTGTTTAGAATTGGGTTTTACGACAGTAGAGGATATCAAAAGGTTAACTCGTGTTGGCATGGGTCCTTGTCAAGGTAGAGATTGTATTCATTTAGTGATTGAAGAAATTCATAAGTTTACTGGAAAACCCAAATCAGAAATTAAAGGTATTAAGCAAAGACCCAATTTATCAACAATTCCACTTAATGCGCTTGCTAAAGGGGATTACAATGAATAAAAAAATCTTAATTATTGGTGCAGGTATCTCAGGATTATCTGCAGCTTATCACTTATCTTTTATACCTGAATTTGAAGTCACTGTGATTGATAAAGGTTATTTCATGAATGGTGCAACAGGCAGAAATGGTGCGGGGATTCGTACTCAATGGAGTACGCAATTAAACATTTTATTATCTAAGTATTCGGTTGAATTTTTTGAAAAAGGTGAAACTCATTTAGACTTTAAGGATAGTTTAGAATTTAAACAACAAGGTTATTTAATACTTGCATCAGATGAAAATGAACATGAACAATTTAAAAAGAATGTAAAACTTCAAAATGAACTTGGTATTCCAAGTCAATTATTAAATAAAGAAGAAACTAGAAAAATAGCACCACTACTTAATTTAGATAGTTTCTATAGTGCAACTTATTGTAAACTTGATGGTCATTTAAACCCATTTAAAGTAAGTCAAGCATTTTATTTGAAGTGTTTAAAACAAGGTGTTATTTTTAAATTTTTTGAAGAAATTCTTGATTTAAAAATGACATATCAAGAAATTAAAGCAGTTGTTACAAATAAAGAAACCTATTATGTAGATTATGTTATCAACTGTGCTGGAAGTTATTCAAAAGAAATTGCCAATATGGCAGGTGTTGATGTACCAGTTTACCCTGAAAAACATGAAATACTTGCAACTGAACCGGTAAAACCGATCTTAGGTCCAATGGTCATGAGTTTTTCAAAAAACTTTTATATTCAACAAGTTCCACATGGACCACTTATTATGGGACAAGGTGGTAAACATTTAGAGTCAAGTCATGATCAAACATCAACAGTAGAATTTTTAGAAAATATTTCAAAAACAGTTTTAGAGGTACTACCAGGAATTGGTAATGTGCGTGTGCAAAGACAATGGGCAGGTAGCTATGACATGTCACCAGATCGTTCACCAATTATTTCAAAAACAGATGTGAAAAATTTAATTGTTGCATGTGGGTTCTCTGGACGTGGATTTATGATTGCACCAGCAACAGGACTATTAATTAGAGATTTAGTACTTAATCAAAAATCTTCAATTGAAGGTATTGATTTAAAAGATTTGAGTTTAGAAAGATTTAAAAACGAATTAAAAATAAATGAACTTTCATTTGTCTAAAGGAGGACTTATGGCATATTATCCATACGAAACAGAAAAGTTAGTTGACTTTACAATTGAATCAAATATAAAGAAATTTGAAGAGGGTATAAAAACTGTTAGATCTTATCTTGGTAAAACTTATCCACTACTTGTAGATGGAAAGAAAATAGAAACAGATAACCTATTAAAATCATTTAATCCAAGCAATCATAGTGAAGTGATCGGTATGATTCACCAAGCTGGTAAATTTGAAGTTGACCTAGCAATTGAAAGTGCATTAAGAAATTTTGAAACTTGGAAATTAACTGATTATAAAATGCGTGCTGATATTTTATTTAAGTCAGCTTCAATTATTAGAAAAAGAAAGTTTGAATTTTCATCACTTCTAGCTTTAGAAGCAGGTAAACCTTGGGCAGAAGCGGATGCGGATACTGCTGAGGCTATTGACTTCTTAGAATACTATGCACGTTCAATTTATGATGTGATGGAAAAAGACAAGCATATTCTTTCTAGAAAGGATATTGAAAGAAATGAATATGTTTATAAACCACTTGGTGTGTGTGCTGTCATTACACCTTGGAATTTTCCACTTGCAATCTTAGCAGGGATGACAACCGCAGCAGTTGTTACAGGTAATACAGTATTATTAAAACCTGCAGTTACAACACAAGTGATTGCGTATAAATTTATGGAAGTATTAAAAGAGGCTGGACTACCAGATGGTATTGTTCAGTTTATACCAGGTGATGCTATTGAAGTTGGAGAATATATCGTAACTCATCCAAAGGTAAGATTTGTATCATTTACCGGTTCAAAGGCAGTTGGCGTTAGAATCTATGAAAAAGCTGCAGTCGTTCAACCTGGACAAAAATGGTTGAAGCGTGTTATTGCAGAAATGGGTGGTAAGGATGCAATGATTATTGATGAGGATTGTGATTTGGATTTTGCAGCTAGTGAAGTAGCAAAAGCGGCATTCTCATTTGCAGGTCAAAAATGTTCTGCAGCAAGTCGTGCAATTGTTCATGAAAAAGTGTATGATTCATTCATAGAAAAGTTAGTAAATATTACAAAAACTTATAAAGTTGGTGCGGCAGAACTTAAGGATACTTTTGTTGGACCAGTTAATGATGATAATGCATTTAATAAAATAACTTCATACATTGAAATTGGTAAAAAAGAAGGTAAATTAGTATTTGGTGGTACTAACGATAAGTCTAAAGGTTACTTTATCGAACCAACGATTATTAAGGACCTTAAGAAAGATTCTAGAATTATGCAAGAAGAGATCTTTGGACCAGTCTTAGGTATTACCAAATTTAAAACATTTGATGAAGCACTTGAAATTGCAAATTCGACTGAATATGGTTTAACAGGTTCAGTAATTTCAAATAATAGAGAAAATTTAGAAAAGGCAAGAAAACATTTCGAAGTAGGTAATCTATATTTAAACCGTAAATGTACTGGTGCAATTGTAGGTTATCAACCATTTGGTGGTTTTAATATGAGTGGTACAGACTCAAAAGCAGGTGGACCTGATTATTTAATACTCCATATGCAAGCTAAAACCATCTCAGAAATGTTTTAAGGAGTAAATGATGCATCCATATATTATTTATATTTATGTTGTTCTTTGGTTTATTATGTCGCTTGTAACATTTATTCTTTATAAGACAGATAAAGTTAAAGCAGAAAAAAATAAGAGAAGAATTAGCGAAAAAACACTCTTACTATCAAGTTTTTTATTAGGATCAATGGGTGGCTTACTTGGCATGTATTTGGTTAGACATAAAACTAAACATTGGTACTTTGTTTTAGTTAATTGGGCATCATTTGTACTACATGTCGTGATTTTAAACTTACTTTTACCGGATTTTAGTGCTTTTCTAAGCTAAAAATGGCTTTTTTTGAAAAATGTATTAAAATAGAATTAACAAAGTTAATAGGAGGGATTAGTTATGTTAGTATTTGAAACGGGATTAGATTTTTCAGGTTGGGGTTGGCAAGAAATCGCAATCGTTGCAGCAGCATTGTTTTTAGTTATTGTTTTACTTGCTGTTCTTTTAAAACCTAAAGGTAAAAAAGCACCAAAACAAGTTCCAGCATCAAAACCACAAACAGATGTGAAATTGGAACAAAAAGCCGAGGTTAAGGCAGAAACTAAAAAAGAAGAAGTAAAAGCCGAACCTAAAGTTGAGACTAAAAAAGAAGAACCAAAGGCAGAACCAGTCAAAGAAACGCCAAAGGCAGAACCAGTAAAAGAGACACCGAAAGCTGATGATTCAGAAGAACTTGATGAAGAAACTGCTGAAAAAAAGGAAAAATCTGCTAAGAAAAAAGTTGCAAAATATCATATTTCACAAAATAAAGATGATGATAGTGAATATGCAAATTGGTGGCGTGTAAGAAAAGAAGGTTCTCAAAAGACAATCAAGTATTTCAAAACTCAAAAAGAAGCGATTGCCTACGCTGAAAAATTAGCAGAAAATCAAGATTCATCAATTGTAATTCACAAAAAAGATGGATCAATCAGAAAACAAGATTATTCTAAGAAAGATTAAATGAATCCTCCAAAAGGAGGATTTTATTTTGCTATGGTAAAATGAGTATACATCATGGATTTGGAAGGTTATTCAAATATGAAAAAATTACAACGTTTAGGTGATATCCTTTATGCATTTGACAGTGAAGAGGTCTTTGGAAACTTGAAACTTAAAGGAGATTCTGCACTTCAGTTTTTAGTCAAAGATATCAATCTTCAAACAGTACAACTTGATTTTGATTTTCATTCAGATGTTGATATCAATGAGGTAAATAACTTAAGAAATAAAATCAATGAACTTTTACCGATTATTTTATTAAAGAAAAATTTTGCAGTTGATTTAAAAAAGAGTCAAATTACAGGTTCACTCGATAGATTTTTAGTTGTTGATCAAACAGATCAAACAAAATTTACATTAACTTTTGATTATTTAAATAGAAGACATATTTTAGGACCTGAATATTTTGCAAGAAAAGATGAAATGTTCACTGATTTACATTTAAATTGTTTATCTACGTTAGAAAATTATGCAATCTACTTTTTATCATTATTTCAAGGTAATAAAAATACCTTGTATCTAAAATCAATTATTGATAATCAAAAAATCATGCCTCAACAATATCCATTTATACGAAAGATGATTGCGTTTTATTATGGATTATCAGATTTTGGGTTATCACTAGATGTGCTCAATTTCGTTGATAAAAAGTATCATCCTTTCTTAAATGAAATTATTAACTTTAATGAAAAAGAGTTGCAGTTTATAAGTGATTTTAGAAAAGGAATTTATGATCCAACTTTAATCTTACCTGGTATGTTAGGCACCAACTTAGTAAATCATCCTAAAGCTAAATTAGTTGCAAAAAGGAGATTAAATAATTGAAAGAAATGACTTTTGGTTTAACGACCTTTCTTGAAATCGGTGTAGATCCTAAAACTGGAATGACAACGCATGCTGAAAGAATCAATCAATCTATTGAAGAGATTGTTTTAGCTGATAAAGTAGGATTAAATTATTATGGTATTGGTGAACATCATAGAATGGATTATGCTGCATCAAGTCCACAAACCATTCTAGCAGCTGCCGCAAAATTAACTAAAAAAATTCATCTAGGCAGTGCAGTTACAGTACTTTCTTCAGAAGATCCAGTCAGAATTTATCAAGAGTTTGCGACTTTAGATATCCTTACTGATGGACGTGCAGAAATTATGGCAGGACGAGGCTCATTTATTGAATCGTTCCCACTCTTTGGTTATGCATTAGAAGATTACAATACATTGTTTAGTGAAAAACTTGAAATGTTATTAAGGGTTCGTGAAGCAGAACATGTCAAATGGCCAGGTGGAAAACACACACAAAAACTAAATGGTGAACCGGTTTATCCGCGTTCAGTTCAAAGTAAACTAAAGGTAAGCATTGCAGTTGGTGGCACACAAACATCTGTGATACGTGCAGCAAAACTTGGTTTACCGATTGTGTTTGCTATTATTGGTGGCGAACCCATTCGATTTAAACCACTTGTTGATTTATATAAACATTTTTATTTAGAAGCTGGTCATGATATGAACGAAATGGAAATCGGAGTGCATTCACACGGGATTGTAACTGATGAAAATCCAGAAGAGTTAGTTAATAGATATTATGAACCACATCACGCTGCGTTTTCAAAACTCGGTCAAGAACGTGGTTGGGGGATTTATACTAAACAACATTATTTAAACTCTATTCAATATGGTCCACTTTATGTTGGAGATGTTGACTTTGTCGCTAAAAAGATAGCCAAGACAATGAAAGATTTAGGTATTAATCGATTCTTACTCCACACACCAGGTTCGTATATGCCACATCAAGATGTTTTAAAGTCAATTGAAGTTTTTGGATTACAAGTCGTTCCAAAAGTTAAGGAATTATTGAAATAAATTAAGCGCTTTCATTTGCGCTTTTTTTATAACTACATGTTAAAATGTAATTATAAAGAGGTGATTTTATGAATATAGCAATTATCGGAGCATCCGGGTTCGTTGGTAGAGCAATCGTTTCAGCTTCACTTTTTAAAAATCATTATGTTTATGCAATTTCACGTTCAGGTAAGTTTGATAATCATCCACGATTAGAAGTTGTGCATTGTGATGTATTTGATGAAATAAAACTGCATGAAGTTCTTAAAAAGGCAGATCTAATCATCTCAAGTTATAATGCAGGATGGACAAACCCTAATTTATATCAGGAATTTATGGAAGGTTCCAAGCACATCATCAATGTTGTTAAGAAATTAGAAAAACGATTGATAGTTGTTGGTGGTGCATCATCTTTACTCTTATCAAATGGTGATTCAGCTATTACACAAATTTCAGCTGAATGGAAAGATAAGGTAAAAGGTTCATTTGATTTACTAGATGTACTCAGAAAAGATTTAACTTTCCCTTGGACATTCATTTCACCTGCAGCGGAAATTTTACCTTTTGATACGCACGAAAGTTATAATGTTGGTGGAGACTATATGCTCTACAATTCAAAGGGTAAGTCACAAATTACAGTTGCGGATCTTGCTAAATTTATTGTAGAACAAGCTATTCAACTGAATAATATTCATAAACGATTAACAATTTGTAATATTTAATTAAGAAAAAAAGAATGGGTTTTATCCATTCTTTTTTGTTTGTTCATATAAACTTTCGATTTCTTTTACCATTCTTGGATTTAGATCTGCATAAGTCGTCATATATGCAAGTAAACTCATTGCTGCATCTGGTGTATTTTTATAACCGACTAAAACTTTAGAAATGACTTGTGCAAATTGAGGGAATCTTTTTTCTAATCTTCTAGTTGGTGTATAGAAATCCCCTTTAACCATTTCTGGTTCGATAAGTGGAAGCACAGATAAAACATTATTAAGTGCATGACCTTGAATGAATGTATGTGCAGAGAGTAATTCACCTCTTAAATATCTGTTAAGTCCAACATAGATGTTTGTTAGTGCCTCATTGAATGCATAATCAATTGAACCATATTTCTTAGTAGGATTTAGTGTTGGTTTAAAGTCAAAATTAGAACCAGGTTTTACCCAGTGCAATCTCGCATCAACTAAATCAATTTCTTTGAGTCTGGTTTCAGAGAATACTGCATATTCTCCATAAACTCCATCCTCGAATAATATCTTGCATCCTTCAGTTGTATTGTAGAAACTGTATGCAAGTGGATATGCTTCATTTAACCAGCCTAAATTCTTAATAAATTGCTCACTATAACCATCTTTAACAATTACGAAAAAGTCGATATCAGAATATTGATCCAATCGGTCCGTATCAA
Coding sequences within:
- a CDS encoding nucleotidyltransferase domain-containing protein, translated to MKHNLMKRLDEIARSLSKYEETVALIGLGSVGIDTDRLDQYSDIDFFVIVKDGYSEQFIKNLGWLNEAYPLAYSFYNTTEGCKILFEDGVYGEYAVFSETRLKEIDLVDARLHWVKPGSNFDFKPTLNPTKKYGSIDYAFNEALTNIYVGLNRYLRGELLSAHTFIQGHALNNVLSVLPLIEPEMVKGDFYTPTRRLEKRFPQFAQVISKVLVGYKNTPDAAMSLLAYMTTYADLNPRMVKEIESLYEQTKKNG
- a CDS encoding NAD(P)-dependent oxidoreductase, with product MNIAIIGASGFVGRAIVSASLFKNHYVYAISRSGKFDNHPRLEVVHCDVFDEIKLHEVLKKADLIISSYNAGWTNPNLYQEFMEGSKHIINVVKKLEKRLIVVGGASSLLLSNGDSAITQISAEWKDKVKGSFDLLDVLRKDLTFPWTFISPAAEILPFDTHESYNVGGDYMLYNSKGKSQITVADLAKFIVEQAIQLNNIHKRLTICNI